In Lolium rigidum isolate FL_2022 chromosome 3, APGP_CSIRO_Lrig_0.1, whole genome shotgun sequence, the genomic window GGGCTTAAAAGGTTGGTCAGCCAACATTGAGTCTGCCCAAAGGAAACTTAAACAGGGTTTGGTTGCTGAATATGACTTGCTTGAtattttatctgaaacataaagcTTGTAACCTGTTTCTAAAACTAGAATGAAGAATATCTCAGttcaaattactaaaatttgGAGTGATGAAGAAATAAAGGCTAGAAAAAGGTCTAGAGAAAGATATATTTTAGAAGGGGTTCGTAATACTGCTTACTTCCATTCTGTAGCTaatcagaggaggaggaagaagcaaatTTATCAATTGCAAGGTGATGAAGGGATTGTGGAAGACAACAAAGGCATGCTATACATTGCTGTTAATTACTATAAGGACCTCTTTCGCAAGGAACCCTGCCTTGATATTGATTTGTTAGATGATTTCTGGGACCCTGAGGATATGGTGTCCCAGGAACATAATAAGATGCTTGAGGGAGAATTCCTTATAACCCCCAGGTCACTCAaaccccacatgtcagtgacaacGGCGGGGGGCCTCTGAGCTCACTTAACACCAAGCGGGGGTTATCGTAGATTATCCCGGACCTGAtggttttttcttttctcttctacCAACACTTTTTGGAGCTCATTAGAGCTGATTTCATGGCTACGGTTAAAGATTGGAATGAGGAGAAACTTGATCTTTTTAGATTGAATTTTTCTCTTTTGACTTTGATTCCAAATTAGGAAGCTGATGTTGTAACTATACATAAATTCAAGCCTATTGCCTTAACCAATTGCGGTTTTAAATTTTTTTCTAAGTGTGCCACTAATAGGCTGGGTGTGGTTAGTGAAGAACTTATTTCTCCTAATCAAACAATTTTTATTAAAGGGAGATATATACTTGAAAGTGTAGTATCTGCCCATGAACTTATTCATGATGTTGTCCATAAAGGACAATCTGGTTTTATTTTTAAACTTGATTATTAAAAAGCCTATGACAGGGTGGATAGAGATTTCCTTTTGAGAGTGATGAAGATGAGGGGTTTTAGCCCTAAATGGATGTCTATTATTGAGGGGCTTTTGCACAATGGCTCTGTTGGTGTTAGGATCAATGACTGCAATAGTCAGTTTTTCCTCACCAGTAGAGGTGTGAGATGGGGGGATACTATATCCCCCATTCTTTTCAACTTATGGCTGATGTCTTCACTAAAATCTTGTCCAAAGCTGCTTGTCGAGGACAGATAGATAGACTCATGCAAGAGCTACGGAGGGAAGGAATCATTAgtatgcaatatgctgatgatactctacTCTTCCTAGAAAATAGGTTAACTTCTGCCATAAATCTAAAATGGATCCTGGCTTGTTTTGAACACATGTCTGGGATGAGGATTAATTTTCATAAATGTGATCTAGTCCCTATTAATGTAGTGGAGAGTGATGCACAACTTATTGCACAATCCTTGAGTTGTAAGATGGGATATTTCCCTCTACAATATCTTTGAGTTCCTCTTCATCACAGTAAACTAAAAAAAGAGGATATACAACCTATTGTTGATAAAAATCCTCAAGAGAGCTGTTGGGTAGAGAGGGAAGCTCCTTAATCATGCTGCTAAACTAGAGCTGGCCAGTATTCCCATCTATTTACTTAGTGTGATCAAATTCCCTAAATGGGCCATTACTCTCATTAGCTCTCAGATGGCTCACTGCCTCTGGGATAATTATGAGGGACATCATAAGTATCACCTAGTTAATTGGGGTTTGGTCACTAGAAAAAAAGAATATGGTGGCTTGGGCATTCCTGATCAATCAGAAATGAACATGTGCCTCTTAGCTTCTTGGATTAAGAGATATCATTTAAATGAGAACAAGTTATGGAAGCAGATAGTGGACAATAAGTATAATGTGGGCAATCATAATATGTTCTCTTGCTCTTCTAATGGTGCctctcccttttggaaagggGTGTTCTGGACTACCAAAGCTGCTAAGATGGGTTATCAGTGGAAAGTTGGGAATGGTAGGAACATTAAGTTCTGGGAAGATCATTGGTTTGGTTCCTGCTCCCTGGCTATTCAATATTGGAAAGTCTACTTCCTAGTGAATGAACAAAATAAGACCATTGCTGATCTATGGGATGGGTCTTCTTTGAAAATGACCTTTAGGAAATGTTTTGACCATAGATTGATGTTGCAATGGTTGGAAATTCAGCAAATTGCTCAAACTATCCATTAAGTAATACTCAGGATAGTTTGATTTGGAAGTGGGAAGCAAATAGTTTGTATAGTGTGAAATCCTTGTATGCTGTAGTTAACTTTGGAGGGATTAAAACTGTTGATATTCATTGTGTTTGGAAAATCAAAGTACCCCAAAAATTCACTTTTTTCCTTTGGTTACTCTTCCACAACAAACTCCTCACTAGAGATAATTTGGTCAAAAGGCAAAGTGTTGATGATTTAACTTGTGTTTTTTGCAATGAAGTGGAATCTTGTCAACACCTGTTTTTTGATTGTGTGGTTGCCTCTAAAATATGGAAATAACTTGTTACAGCTTTGGATATTAATCTGGTGATCTCAAACATGCATGATGTTACTTCTCTGTGGAATGATAGGAAGGAAAATAAGAAATGCAATATGATTTTTGTTGCTGTTTTGAGAACTATCTGGATTACCAGAAATGATCATGTCTTCAATCGTGCTCAATGGATTGGCATGCAGGGAATGTGGAGACGCTTGGTTTGCAGTTGTGCTCAGTGGAGAATACTAttgaaggaagaagaaagagaagagCTGACGACATTGCTGAGCAGGCTGGAGAGtttggctcggctgccaccgctcCTATTGTGGCCGGAGCCTGGCTGACTCCCCAGAAAAAGGCAAGATCGACGTTGGAAGTCTATGAACAGCGCGAGGGGTTTTGGCCCGATGTTGATCACACCTGAAGACCTGGCAAGGACCCTGGAAGCTAACGACCTGATCCTGGTGGGTGATGGAGCAGGTTTCCAAATCCTGAACCGTCGGTAGCTTGGTGGTGTTTGGGGGCTCAAAGGCTGGCCTTCTTATTTTGCTGTTGTTTGTCCTGTTGCGTTCTTCCTTCTATACAATTCTGTCCCCATACCTGGgcatgggaagcccggcccgaacggcccgacccgacccgacctggcccgacccggcccgaacggcccgacccgacccggcccgggattttcgggccgggtcgggtcgggccgttcgggccgggcttccGGCCCATTCTATTTTACGCAGCTTGTCCTTTGCGTGTGATGGTGCAAGACATCGTCAGAGATGAAGCATTGGTTATTTCTGTCTCCCTCTGTTATGCTGCTGGTGATTGCTCCAAGGAGGAGTGGGGAGGGGGGTTGAGAGAGGCGAAATGTGGAGTAGGAGCACCGATTCCAATAGCCTTTGGTAGATCTTTTAcagagaaactcaaatcaaaggtTCCACATTTTTAAGTTCCATCGTGGACTGATGTGGCCATAGATCGTGAATGCGGCCTATCACCTACAGGCTACAGCGCGAGCAATCAGGCACTGTGCCGGGTCAATCGTGTTGGACAAGTTTTCTGGGGCGCCATGATCCCGTCAGTTTTCATGGCAGCATTTGCCGGGTCGATAGCAGAGACTAGCAGCGCGCACACCTAGATGCAGATGCGACCACACAAATCTGAAgctctttttagggttttgcttCGCTTTTTTTAACGAACCCCGCAAGTATGAAAATGACTTGGCTTCACTTTGAGAGGCTCAACACTGGAGTACGCACCGCTCTCGATGTGCATAAAAATGTTGCAGCTACCACAGTTTTTCTTCAGTCTTTGGTCCTTTTGAATGCTTTTGGTCCAGATTCCTTAAAACCGTTCAAGCaagattcttgcaaaagaagaaaACTGCGAATTACCTGTGTCGTCTTTCCTTCTGCGTGGACTGGACGATGGTTCAGTGGCTCAGTGTTACAGTATCCTTGTGCCTGCTACAACATAAATCCTCCTCTCATTTCTGGCAAGGAATCCTGTGGCGTCAAGTCGACTCTCTTCGGTTCCTGCGAAAGTTCAGCCCTCATCCAAGGTGTCAGCTCATGTAATATCCACACAGACACAGACACAGTCGCTGTATGCATGTATCCCCTGTTCTTCTGAAACATGCTTTGCCTAGACGTTGAACTGAGCCATCCCTCTGCAGCTCATCTAGATATACACAGCGAGCGGCTACGTCCTGCCAAGCAAGCTCTGATGAACCCCTAcccatacctctcccatctcaagAACGCACATGACGAGTACTTGTCGGTCAATTTCGTTGCCCATTTTTGCTAGGGCTGGTCCATGTGCTGAGTAGCATAAGTACAGATTAACACATGCTGGTTGGGGACAAACCCATGAAGGTGACTGGTGCACCGGTGGCGATTCCTCCACCCCAGCAACAGTTAGTCCGACGGGAAGCTTGCCAAGGGAAATCGTCCCCAGTTTGTACGACCGCGAGGGGATCCTAAGCTATCCCCGGTGGTCGTCAGATTCAGAATAGAGACTCATGGTCCTCAGATTCAGAAAGCACAATCAAGCCCCGGTGGTCATCAGATTCAGAAAGCACAATGAATCGGATGCCCATAAAACTAGATAACACTAGGAGATCGAAGCTCAATTATATGTAGGGAACAACACCTGATCGGCGTAGCCTCGGGGGCCAAAGACCAATCAATTATGTTGAGTCACATGGATTTGTACCGGGGTTCCTCATTATCATATCATCCCAACTTCTCTGAATCCGGACATGTACAACCTTTCATTTCGACAACTTCACGGGAGGGGATGGGGGCTACAGGCAAGGACTGCGCGCGCTCTTATTCGGACTGGACCTACTAGTCTACAACTTGGGATTGAATCTACATACACAGAAGCATGGAAGAAGAACAATTGCCCCAAAAATATAATCTACAAAAATAGTACACtagctccagctccagctccatgATTGACGATGACGTATCGTGACGCTCCGCCATAGTAGTCGCACTGACTGACTTACTGAACGAACGAATGAATGCCGAGGGAGCATTCCGTCTGTCTGTCTACGGCTTGTCGTCGTCGACCTGCAGCAGCTCGGTGCTGTCGGCCTTGCGCCGGCCCATCTTGCCGATGGACGAGGCGATGCTGCCCATGAGGCTGCTGGTGCTGCCCCCGTCGCCGCTGAGGTTCAGGGACCGGCGGGACCTCCGGTGCATCGGAGAAGACTGCAGCctgtcttctccttcctcgtcgtcgtcttcgtcctcgtcgtcgcctgcgGTGGACCTGGTGGCCACCGCCAGCCGGGTGATGCTGCCGCGGCAGAAGGGGCAGACGGGCATCGGCTGGCTGTGCGTGGCCGGGTTGGGCTTGGTGTGGCAGCACAGCGCCAGCGTGCACGCCGCGCACATCTGGTGCCCGCACTCCTGGACCTCGATCGTGCACGCCTGCTCGAAGCAGATGCTGCACACCTCCTCAGCGCCGCCGCCCTGCAAACACCATCCCACCTTGCTTATCAGAGAGCTGTCAATCTGAACAAGATCAATCGGATCGAGAGAGATGTCGATGCAGATGCAGGATCGTGTATGCATGTGGAGATCGTACTACGTAGCGTTTTGAATAATGTTTCGTGCATATGGATCACTCAGACGTGCGGCAACCGATGAACATTTTCGTGCGAGGAGGTGCGTGCTTACGCGGCCACAGCTTGACACCTAACTTGCCATTACCAAGAGGAACAATATTAGACTAGTACGCCAGCGGCCAAATTAGCTAGCCCTTCTTCTCCCTCGGATCAACATAAACATTATACAAGTACGCTTTGGGGCAAGTGGCCCTCCATGTTGAAACCTGACGGCACGTTAGCTGCAACCAACGCAATCATGAACTACTTGGATTCAGCTACCCGTGAAATCTTGATTGATTGAGATTTGATCATAAACTATATGTAGAAACTACAGATGAGATCGGTAAACGGAGTGTAGTAATTTGCAAGACAAGGCTTGGCAGTGTACGGTACCTCGGAGATGGTGGCGCTGTCATCTGAACGTGAGGGAGATGGTGCCGAGTTCTTGGCCCCTTTCAGGATCCTCTTCTCCCTCTCCCTGTTGGCCTCCATCAGAGCCGCCTCCAGCAGCGCCTTGGCGTCCGGTTCCAGCTCGGTGATGAACTTGAGAGGGGACGGCCACACCAGCGGCTCTGCCGACGACGGGTTCAGCAGCGCCGCGCACGCGGCGTGCCCTCGCTTCACCGCAACCTCGTATGGAATTCTCCTGCAGTAGAGACCAATCCGCATCGATCAGATTAACCAACAAGAATGATGGCTTCAGACGGTTAATCTTTGCTGAATTTCAACAGTCTTTGTTCTTGAAAAGTCTGACGGAGGACGCACCCGACGGAGTCTCGCTGGAGACGGTCGGCGCCCCAGGAGAGCAGCTGCCGGACGCAGTCGAGGCTCCCGCCGCGCGCGGCCAGGTGCAGCGGCGTGCTCCCGGGGAATCTGCAGCAGGGAAACGCGCGAGCGCTCGCGTCAATGTCGCagcttttttttcctttctaaaATGGTGCGAATTTTGGTTTTCAGTCAGCACAGGTGCGGTCTTTGACTTTACCCGAAGGCGCCGCTGGAGGCGGACACGATGGCGCCGCTCTCGAGCAGGACGTGGACGCAGCGGCGCCAGccctgccgcgccgccaggtgcagCGGCGTCGCCCCGGTGTCGTCCCGCACGTTCACGAACCGCGCGTACCCCCTGCTCCTCCAAAACAACAGCTGATGAGCCATTAGCAAACGCTAGCAGTTGCAGAGCGTGGCAGCAATGGGGGTTCCGGGAAGAAGGGCCAACCAGGATTGCGACACCGGCGAGGTCCGGGCCGCCGAGAGGATGGCCCGGAGGCAGTCCGAGTGCCCGTAGTACGCCGCGTAGTGCAGGCACGTCCGGCCGTGCGACGAATCGAACATCAGGATCTGCACACCGGCACACAGATAATTCAGCTCCAATCCAAGAACAGTCCCAATCGGAGAAGGCCGTGTCCGGAAGACTCACATTGGCGCCGGCGTCGAGCAGTCGTCGCACGCACTCGGTCCGGCCGTGCATCGCCGCCAGCATCAGCGCCGTCTGCGACAAATTAGGGACCACGATGTGAGGACAATCTTCCTACCcacggggaagaggaagaggacaggaAAGGAAAGCTAGGTAGCGTGACGAACCTGCTTGTGGCGGTTAACGACGTCCGGCTGCACGCAAAGATCCAATGCCATGGAGACCACCTAAGAAAAGCAAAAGAATCAGCACGCGAGCGGCGAGAGATTGTTGGAATCGGATGAGCACACGGCAGCATAAGGTGGTTCGGTCGGTGCTTCCGTACCTGGAGGTGGCCGTGGGCGGCGGCGATGTGGAGTGCGGAGAGGCGGTCGAAGAGCGTGGTGCGCCGGAGGAGGGATGGGCGGgaggtgacggcggcggcgaggcgggcgaggTCGCCGGACTGCGCCGCGCCGAAGAAGTCCACCTCCTCGCTGGGGCGGCCGCAGCTGGCGCCGTGCCCCATCGCCCGCCACGCCGCCCGGCGAGCCGGCCGCGCGCGGTGGCCGGCGGGGAATAATGGGGAGGAAGGGAGTGCGAGCTTGAGCGTGGGCTGGAGGAGTGGGGCGCGCTGGCGAGGCGAGCTTAATAGCAGTAGTGCGTGCGCTTTCTTGTGGTTTTAAAAAGCTTTGCCTTCGCTGATTGCAAGATTTTCTTCTCGTGGATAAAGATAACCTGCACCTTTCGCATGCGACGATATTTCACCTGAAATCTATCTTTACaagcacaccgtcaccatcaccgAGATAAATGGATCTTTTCCCTTCCTGACTTACGACACAAGAAAATTGAGTCTTTATCGGCACGATGTTTCTTACCTcgtgttgattcatcttggtgctATTTAGAGCATCCTCAGCAGTTTTAGATTACTATGTTGGGTTTGCAAACAGGAGAGACAGGGTTTAGCACTCTAAAAAATATCTGCTTTGCTAGCCTTTCTAAAACTGGATTGTCAAAACCAATGTGTATCACAATGACTTGTGGGGTCTTTATCGGGAGGATTTCTTACGAGATTCCTTAGGCTGTACTATTTATAGTACTCGAGTACTACTACTCTGCTTATCTACTTGTATCACTTACTTCTACTCCCTCTCATCTATATTACCTGATGGTAAAATAGATATATCTACAATTAAAATGTATTTACATATACTTTAAAAAAATGTTTCTACATAAATCTATATTAGCTTCAactaatatgaattggagggagttgtataactgtgcaaagtttggttaaactcatttttttaaaaaattactgATTATGTAGAAAAATTATCAATATCTACACATATCACTATTTTTATAAtcgtaaaaaatatatttttatattatacacATTTATGCTTTACAAATTAGTATTTTAGCATATATATTCTTACTCAAACATTACCAATTTGGACTATGACTAAActttataggtgaagtaatatgaaaCGGAAGGAGCATATTCCAAGGAAAAAACGGGGCTCCAAGTGGTTTAGCTTCAGCAACTTGGTAGTATTTCACCAATGTTCTAGCTAAATTGGTGTTAATTGCTATGCTACATCAATACATCTTCAAATCCTAACATTAAGAGTTAGTGAGTAGCAGACTAACACTTATGAGCGGGTacctgtaacatcccaggtttagaggctagaaaaagagagaatacagatgtgtgcattgcattcatgaatagaaaatccggggaattttggcgctttcaaataaaacttgtcacaatgactaaagtttcacttgacttgatggaattgaagtggatcatcaagtcaagcgctataaacttcaatgtgatctttgctaaaacattgttttgggagAGATGATTTGATATATGGGTTAGATTAAATAGGATTAGCTTTACAATAACAACACCCTAAGTGGGGATCAAATAGCACATCTTATAAAGGATCATACCATGGTATTTTTTTAAACAACACATGGATGTTTATTCAACTACCAACCAAAGAACGAAAAGAATTGAGAAACTATtgtttacttatcttttccatgtcctttTTACTTAatcaatattcctaccatgattctgtaggataacgttgcgtagaaaacaaaaaatttcctaccgcgaacacgcaatccaagccaagatgcaatctagaagacggtagcaacgagggggtatcgagtctcacccttgaagagattccaaagcctacaagatgaggctcttgttgctgcggtagacgttcacttgccgcttgcaaagcgcgtagaagatcttgatcacgatcgcttcggcgccacgaacgggcggcacctccgtactcggtcacacgttcggttgttgatgaagacgacgtccacctcccgttccggcgggcggcggaagtagtagctcctcttgaatccgacggcacgacggcgcgtTCCGGCGGGCGGCGGAAATGTGCTCCTCTTGAGGATCCGGCGAGCGGCCACCCGAGcgaggcgtggtgtcggtggtgtggagaaatccggcggagcttcgcttaagcgtgcgggatgtggtggaggagagagaccgctagggtttggggagagagagggNNNNNNNNNNNNNNNNNNNNNNNNNNNNNNNNNNNNNNNNNNNNNNNNNNNNNNNNNNNNNNNNNNNNNNNNNNNNNNNNNNNNNNNNNNNNNNNNNNNNACATCTATTAGGCCTTATTTACTCCTGGGGTATTTTCATCCCCTAGGGgtttggggatgggaggggatttggtgaaaACCCCCTTTCACCCAATTCCCACTTTTCCCCACATTTCCCCACACCCTTCCCCACAGCCTCTAGTTACTTTGTTTTGGGGATGAGAG contains:
- the LOC124697921 gene encoding E3 ubiquitin-protein ligase XB3-like produces the protein MGHGASCGRPSEEVDFFGAAQSGDLARLAAAVTSRPSLLRRTTLFDRLSALHIAAAHGHLQVVSMALDLCVQPDVVNRHKQTALMLAAMHGRTECVRRLLDAGANILMFDSSHGRTCLHYAAYYGHSDCLRAILSAARTSPVSQSWGYARFVNVRDDTGATPLHLAARQGWRRCVHVLLESGAIVSASSGAFGFPGSTPLHLAARGGSLDCVRQLLSWGADRLQRDSVGRIPYEVAVKRGHAACAALLNPSSAEPLVWPSPLKFITELEPDAKALLEAALMEANREREKRILKGAKNSAPSPSRSDDSATISEGGGAEEVCSICFEQACTIEVQECGHQMCAACTLALCCHTKPNPATHSQPMPVCPFCRGSITRLAVATRSTAGDDEDEDDDEEGEDRLQSSPMHRRSRRSLNLSGDGGSTSSLMGSIASSIGKMGRRKADSTELLQVDDDKP